Within Wyeomyia smithii strain HCP4-BCI-WySm-NY-G18 chromosome 2, ASM2978416v1, whole genome shotgun sequence, the genomic segment aagagaagtcgcaaaaaaatgccactctgcatcgacgttatatgttgttttgaacttgcaaagacttgcaaagttttttctatttttatattgtaaggcagctccatcaggcattaatatcgcttttttcaactctattgttgttttcaaaaaactcattaatttggcaatgaacacctgaaccgcaacagtatcatgatggagtacttccgatattatgatgaagctgatattcttaagtgttccagattttgaatagtaaacaacgaagggaagaatggtggcttgactatcattccaataactacacgaatcacaaactgataaagacgtattaaaatgagcttgactgttcaatatttttaattttgcaataacgttttcgtttaatttgcgtaagcttgatgagcaccgatgatcagggaagggtttacagcatttgggcttggtgtattccattttcactttattcatcttcaaaAAAAGGAAACTGtaactaacacatctggagtagtgcaatcgtatttatatacgaaaacagatattataggtaacccagtagttattggatgcgtactttacaaacagttattattagtaaacaagtaggtggttttgcacgacaaacatatttttttataaaacatttggcaagggggaacgtgtaggtaggctaaggtttagcgcttgagttatttatccaatcgttttgttgtcaaagaatggattgtatatttttgatcaagcatttcaatgaacgtatggtttttgctgaagaaccatggacaaattaagaaaaacgtgtattttccgaaatattaataatttttcgagcttaaattaaaaataactcgaaaaccgatgcctttagaatgttaactaccaaaagctttttgactcaaaatgactctttgcatctttcaaaatcatcagaatacaaatattttgaaaaatgtttgaattagaattttcataaaaaaaattaatctaccataaaaaaattatttttcatttctccatcctggacttttttttaaaagctgcttattaacgtcaagtttcttaaaaaaaaaaaaataaaaaaaaattcaactttttttttcttaaattgaaatttaatgtttattcttaattttttttggtcaaaaaacattttttttttgtacagtgtatattttttatggtgcatttttaattccctacaactcattctcaaacagtttttctatacaaccaacggtttctgggctacaatgcttcgaataaaacctatgccaaaggcatacgcccttttagaatgtaactcatgggtgtaaaaatctctccatcggtgaaaaatgctcagtttgctaagccgaatacgtgtgcaaagtttcattcaaatcaaaaatggtcgatattcgaccataggtcatttggcgcgatcttgctcaggtGCGACAAAGTCTGCCGGGACAGCTAGTCAGACATAAAAACTAGAAAACCGTGTTAAACTTTACAGCTCAATTCACGAATAGAGACACATTTATTTGCCAGAATGTAATCCATGACTTTCCGGTCCAACTCTGTGTTGCTTGTAGGTAGTTCTCATTACTAAACTCGATGATCCGCTTCATACTTTCCGGATAAATTTTCGCGAATTCGATTTCACGATTTAGTTGAATGTCAATTCCTTTTCAGTGTACCAGCTgtgcaaaactttttttttgagtatttaacTCAATCCGCGACATTTCGAAACTTAACGAAGTGTCTTGTGTTTATAGGTTTTTCTTATGAACGATATAAACAACTTACTCTATGAAAACACGGTAAAAATTTCAACCCCTTTGTGTTTAATAACATATCAAACATTTACGACTACTTTTCGATACGTTCCTTATTTAGTTATTATTGAAATGATCTCGCATCAATGCATGATATTTTTAGAAATCTATTCAACGAGCCCATAGACATGAAAAAACGACGTTACTTTGATGAAGTTTACACCGATAAGGATAGAGCTGCTGCTGTTAGTATTGGTAAGACAAAcctctggtttttttttttgacatttttacgaTAACATTTCTCACACATACGCAGGCAACTATGACATAAAGCAAAATCTTCTTAATAAACGTCGTCAGGAACGCACCGATGCCCTGCAATTACCGGAACAAGCCGATCCTGGAGCCATTCTGGCACTTGGAATGCGTGAGATCAAAAACCGTAACCTGGACAACGCCGTTCATTTTCTATCAAAGGCACTATTTTTTATACTCGCTGCAATtctattttcagttttttgtagacaaaaacatttcaaattaaatttttaataaatcacATTTACTCGCAGGCATTAGAAATGAATAACAATGACCAAAGTGCGTTGGTTGCGAGAAGTAAATGCTACCTACAACTTGGTGAGCCGGCCAAGGCTTTACAAGTAAGTTGAAACTGACTTCAGAAAAATGTATACAAATATCTGATATGAatcattcaaaacaaaatgtacaacaattgttttcaataataaacttattttcgaaatatttttgaaatattactttcatttttcaaaaaataatagcTAATTTAATACTATGATTTTAGCGCTATCAAACTTTGAATACAAAGTACTGTAAAAAATGTAGGGGGTATAGTCGAACGGAAATATTCTATTAACTTTTTTATACTTCATTTGATAGGATGCCGAAACAGCTCTACTTTTGGACAAAAGCAATATACGAGCGATCTACCAGAAAGCTGAAGCATTATACTATTTGGGTCAATTTGAGCATAGTCTAATGTTTTTTCATCGCGGCTTGAGATTAAGACCAGAACTGGCAAGCTTTCGGCTAGGTATAAAAAGTTTGGTTAGTTTCATaagaacaatttttcaaaaatccattCATTTCAGGTGTCCAAAAGACTCAGGAAGCCATCGAAAACACCATTGGAAGTAATACTAAAAATCAACCCCAACCGAAAAAAACTCCAAAAGCTGAAAAACCTAAAACAGCTAAAAAGGTTATACTCTCAAGAGAGGAAATGGATAAGCGAGCTGCCCGACGTCTTCTGGGCGACCTCTATGTAGATAAAGAATATTTGGAAAATCTACTGAAGCACCCAGACCTTAAAAAAGCAGACACCAATACAGAAGGAGTCTCGGAGTTCGCCAAAGATGCAATTAATTTCCTGAATAATAGACAAGAATTTTGGCGCCAACAAAAACCTTGCACTAGTCTGAATGCAAAAAAGATTGATAGTAATAGTGGAGGGCTGCCGCGATGGTaatacaaaaaaagtttattaaaataattattaaattattactcgttacattttttaaatttcaatacgATGTAGTGATGCTTGTTtaataatagtttgattgtgttAATTTATCAGTAACTTTAATGAAAGGATTCATGGATGACAGCAGTCATCATCGCCTTACAGTCTAGGTTGCACTGAATTAAAATTGAAGAACAGTCAAATGATTCACCACATTGAAAACGAAAAGTTATTTTAATGATAATTGCAGTAACTTTGTTCCCATGACTGTGCAACGCTTATATAGCACAAATTACATTGTGAATTTATCTTAATTAGAAAAAATGGTCAAATAAAACGTATAATATATCTTCATGAAATCTTGTTCATTTATCAGAGGTTAGATACTTTTCTCCTCCAAGATATACCATTTCcttaaattcaattttcgttTAAAGTTCAACGATAATACTTAAAAATTTAAACGATTAAACTGTTGCGGTTAAAGAACAGAGTTAAAGAACATCTTTTATATGCAATCCAGTTTTTGCCAATTGTGCATGAAGTTGATAAGTAATGAGAGTTCGAAAGTTATTTTTCGAGGTAAAAGTAGATTTTTCTCCGCGGGGAGAGGGTTAAGTAGGCATACCATCTGGTCGGaattagaaatcaggacactttTTTTGTTAGCGATCGGTATTTGGCCACTTGAACGACTGTTGGCCACTACTGGCCGAGTTCCGAAAATCGGTTCCGGGAATTGTTCCGAAACCTAGCCTGCGGCATAACAAAGAACTCGGCCAGGAACGGCCATTAGTCATCCAAGTGGCCAAATAGCGATCGTCAACAGTGTTattttgcaaaaacttaaagtttgatatgtcacaAACGGTTCCCCTcaataaatccggaacaacggaaaattttgaaatgtcccctactgtcccaaaactatgataaatttgtgatcttttgaaaaagggTGGATCAATTTCTGtttagatcttgcggaatggcaggtggacgatttttttttcggatctgtaggggtcaggtacgcaagtgttaactGATCGATGCACTTTCATGAATCCGGCCATTTGGAAACATCAACGAATCACTAACAATTGAAAAGATATTAGatttgttcacaacattttgcatttaactatgTTTCAGGTTTTATTCAGACGCATTCGGTTCTACGTTACTGGTATCATCGTCAGTTAATTCTGTGGCAAAAACATTGCAAATGGCTTTTTTGACTGCAGACCGTGCTTTTGGGGACGTCTAATCGTTCATATGTACCGGCTTACGAAAATAAACCATGGTATTtcgagcgccccaaaactgattgTTTACCCGAAATCAAAGTTTCGAATTTCGATTTTTGTCAATGTATCCattgtacaactgttgcgttatgcatttcacacatttttcgTGCGAGGTCAAGGCAATTATTGTGCGTTTTAAGAGGATACATTGTATTGGTTAATTAAGGCTAGCACTTTTGTTTGTACATATTACTGCCACGCAACAAAATTGAATATcttaagaaaatcaggacaaatgccagaaaatgaaaaagaaatcaGGACGCTCAAATAGGATCTtaaaatcaggacggatggtatccccaGGGTTGAGGCATTGATGCCAtgtttttttatatgtgatcttattataaaaataaagtttaggttgtttagctataccggtttttatatatcatctgaaagaactacgttttctaagtaaaataggattttaaaataaaactatatcgttgtccttcggtaTTTAattcacgaattaaaactgctcgagacCTGCTCGAAATCCACTGCACGACAGTTTGCccacacgctcgtaaataataactcatgaactgagcgactctgactcagtttagaacgatgttcgtagacgtcaaaatgagtagaagtcctttttgattttgagtaactttggctcactttttgggttcccttcatataacttctttctgagtaacgtcgcatgtaacgacgtccattttgaaagatgattacaatgtgcttcagtttgtgacaaatgttttttaattgtgtgcgcctcagatGGCATTATaaatgtttacttttattacgaggtaattattgatgaacatgtggtgtcgtttattggccgtggcggatttctagccagtaatgaaactgaactgtacccaaaaaatgagtaatgtcgtactcaaattttgagtaataatgactcattttaaagacgcctagtgttactaAGATTTGAGTATTTGaggagttactcaatttaagagttgttccactttttacgaaaatgcgtcaaatgttactcattttagagttattatttacgagcgtgcatGTAGCAACTGTCATTCAACAGATTCCGAGtgatgattttaattttttaaatcacgttttgctcaaaaaattacacttttttagctgatataaaaaaatttgaagccCGTAAATAGCTAAGCAACccaattttgaaagaaaactggGATGGCATTGTGCAGtttgattcgaacgattttcgcttttTTCGAGTACCTCATatactgccagttttgcttTGAGCTCAAaaagagctgtcattgtcacttgtccttcggctcatctaatctgcaaaatcgaaaaaaatacgaaaaacaaaacataacgcCCACTAGCGaccatttagttttgttcgcgttactcgaaacgaaatgcgtaATGTCGCCCCTGGTCAGCTTGTAATAACATTGAAACATAAAAGTTGCTCGTTGTCTGTACATAAGCGAACCGTCATTCAATGGATTTCGAACAGTTTTAATTCGCGAAGGAcaacaatataattttttttaatctctTTTCGCTTAGAAAACGCAGCTCTCCAGAttgtatataaaaactggtattgCCATAAAACCAATTTTGCATTACCAGCATGCAGGCGACATATTGACATACTGTTCGTGAAACCATCATTTTATTGTTCCGCTGTAACGAATCCGGCTGTTCCGACATTTTGCTATAATTGTTTTGCTATAATCTGGTTGAAATTTTATTTGTGCAAATGTCAAACTCGAAATGCCACACGAACACAGTCTTCAGCAGCAAGGCTGCcaagtatacagattttttgaccacAATACAGAAATTATACAGAAAACAGaattcatacagaattttgatttataatacagatttgtacagaatttcagcaatcgtattttttcagtttcagttaaaaatcgtgatgtttcaaaaaatgttcGAACTAAAGAACTGGTACCTCTGCCTCACAAACATTTCATCCGAACATCAGTTCTCAGTTTTCCGGATGGGTTTTCCACATAGCCGTCAAGCTGGCAGATTCGCTTAAaacaatccacgggtgacgtttcattGCTTATACGTTTGTTAttgctgctgtttttcaagttgcaaaaccaaaatACAACCGAATGTCGGAGAAAAAACCTCTAATCTTTCAGACAGGACGAGGAAAATTTTTTCAAAGTCTAAATCATTTAAATCAGTGCCCGTTTCCGTATcacatttttcgcatcctcaaAACCACcacatttttcgcatcctcaaAATCACCCGGGCACTTGCgggtaaacaagccaaattttctcgttttttgatcaatacaagcgaaatctgctcttaccaataagatttattgataaaagaattcactcttcaccaaaaaatcttatttgtacgagtagaataagcttgtattcattgaaaaaagtgaaattgttgcttgtttacatatggcacatgggcccttttcacatgttcagcgagatttttcaaaataaaatctggcagctctgtTCAGCAGCACATATTCAACGAAAGAAGAGAAGAAAAGATTTCCGAAAAGTATGTTTTTAACATTCCTCCGCATAGTAATTTATGGCAATAAAAACGCGAGTGTGATGTGAAAAATATCATAATTTGTTAGAAAACTaactggaaaaatgaaaatttattttagtgatacttaggtatggtgatTTCAGAGAAGTTTATATACTGTGTATAGTTGTATACTGTTGTGCTGCAGCTAGGAAGCTACGGTGATTGAAAAGTATCATAAGGGCTGAGCCTTTCTAGAGTTTGCAGTTCTTACGGTCGCTTTCTTGAACTTACTAACAATAGTTCTAAAACAGTCTTTTTTATTGATAATGTTCCGTGGATtcttagcaatattttgctgtTTCCAAATTTCAACAATATCATTTCTgcctttttatacaaaaaaaacatgaaatgaaTTACTTCTGCCTAATCTtccaattttttcgaaa encodes:
- the LOC129724253 gene encoding outer dynein arm-docking complex subunit 4; translated protein: MSKTAVGILGGDDELLQSFVRVGLHSEGEDNRQMQDLSSGGVSSGGGGMGASGNSGSHPISHPKAEAHLVRQYSDHMSDFSDKNASRKYRNLFNEPIDMKKRRYFDEVYTDKDRAAAVSIGNYDIKQNLLNKRRQERTDALQLPEQADPGAILALGMREIKNRNLDNAVHFLSKALEMNNNDQSALVARSKCYLQLGEPAKALQDAETALLLDKSNIRAIYQKAEALYYLGQFEHSLMFFHRGLRLRPELASFRLGVQKTQEAIENTIGSNTKNQPQPKKTPKAEKPKTAKKVILSREEMDKRAARRLLGDLYVDKEYLENLLKHPDLKKADTNTEGVSEFAKDAINFLNNRQEFWRQQKPCTSLNAKKIDSNSGGLPRW